In Hymenobacter volaticus, the genomic window ATTTCGAATTGCCTTGGGAACTGAGTTCTGGCTTCACTGCACAGTACACCGACCCGGGCCCACGCCCTAGCCGTGGTACCTACGTTCGACCTCGCTCACTTGCTGCCGCCTCGCTGAATTTAAGTGGTTCAGTGAAACTTACAGCAAATACGCGGGTAGGCTACACAACTAACTACGACTTCATCAACCAAACCTCAGCTTTCACTTCGCTCGATATTTTCCGCGACTTGCACTGCTGGCAGATTACAGGTACGTGGCGTCCGTTTAAGGGCTACGCGCAAGGCTATTTTGTGACGATTGCGGCTAAGTCATCGTTACTGCAAGATTTGAAGCTGAACCGTAACCGCACTTTCCTTAATAGGTAGTACGAGCTAATAATGCCGATTTATCCATAGAAGACAGTGCTGCTTGTAACCAGATAGTAGAGTTAGAGCGGTGGAAATGATAGAATTTCGACACTTTTGTCCGGAATTTCAGTCAATGCATCAGTTACCACTATAATCATCTTCTAATGTCGCAGCACAAAGAAGTCAAACTCGTGACCACGCACCAACTGCTGGCCATGAAACGGCGGGGCGAGAAAATTTCCATGCTCACGGCCTACGACTTTTCGATGGCGACTATTCTCGACGGCGCAGGAATTGATGTGCTGTTGGTTGGCGATTCGGCCTCCAACGTCATGGCTGGCCACGAAACCACCCTGCCCATCACACTCGATCAGATGATTTATCACGCTTCATCGGTTGTGCGGGCCGTGAAGCGAGCTTTTGTGGTCGTTGACATGCCTTTTGGCTCTTATCAGGGAAACTCCTCGGAGGCGCTCCGTTCCGCTATTCGCATCATGAAAGAATCTGGCGGGCACGGTATCAAAGTAGAAGGCGGCGCCGAAATAAAGGATTCTATCACCCGGATTCTAACTGCCGGTATACCAGTTATGGGTCACCTTGGCCTCACGCCGCAGAGTATCTATAAGTTTGGCACTTATACTGTGCGGGCCAAAGAAGAGGCAGAAGCGCAAAAGCTCATTGAAGACGCCATTTTATTGGAAGAACTTGGGTGCTTTGCCGTAGTACTGGAAAAAATCCCGTCCGCACTAGCCAAACAGGTAGCCGAGAAGCTCACGATTCCCGTTATTGGCATCGGAGCCGGCCCTGATGTAGACGGACAAGTCTTGGTTGTGCACGATATGCTAGGCATTACCAAAGAGTTTAAACCTCGTTTCTTACGCCGCTACGCCGACTTGGGCGACATCATGCATAGTGCTGTGCAGCGTTATATCGAGGATGTAAAAAGTCGGGACTTCCCTAACACCGACGAAGCGTATTAATTGCAACAACTACATATCAATGAGTAGAAAGCAATTTTCATTGGTATACTCCGTGCAAACATGCACCGAAGCTTGGCTGTTGCTCACTGTTCATTGCTGATTATTTACTAGTGAATCGTCCGAATCTGTGGTCGGAACGGAAGGAAATTCTGTTCGAAGACAATCATCTCCTCGTTATCAATAAGCCGGCTGGCCTGCTCGTGCAGGGCGACGCTACTGGCGACGAACCTCTCTCCGCAAAAGCTGAAGAGTACTTGCGCTTCAAGTACAAGAAGCCAGGTGCTGCCTTCATTGGAGTGGCACACCGTATTGACCGCCCTGTGAGTGGCATCGTGATACTAGCTAAAACCAGCAAAGCGCTGAGCAGGCTAAACGAGATGTTTCGCGACAACAAGATTCACAAGACCTATTGGGCCCTGACTGGCAAGTGTCCTGAGCCTACTAATGGGCACCTTACGCATTGGCTGGTGAAAGATCCCATCCGCAATACCACCAAAGCGTACACTGAGCGCCACGGCCAAGGTCAGAAGTCTGACCTCGACTACACTGTGTTAGGGCAAGCAGGCACCCGCTACTTAGTTCAGGTAAACCCCATTACAGGCCGCCCCCACCAAATTCGTGTGCAATTGGCCACTGGATTAGGTACGCCCATTGTTGGCGACGTGAAGTATGGGTTCTTGGCTCCGTTACCTGATGTAAGCATTGCCCTGCACGCTCGGCGGCTAGAGTTGCAACACCCAGTTACTAAGGAAGAAATGACCTTCGTGGCTCCGTTGCCTGACATGCCGCATTGGGAAGCGGCCACCGCGTATTATTAAACTTCGCTTTAGAATTAGACACTAAAGCTTTCTGCTGCATTTCAGTATTTAGCCGGTATTAACTGGTGCAGTTTATTATGCACAGTTACCCCCAAGATAAATTTTGAAGTTGTAGTACCTAATGCATTGTGCGGTTTAGCTGGAATAAAACCCTAACAACATTTTGGCCTTTCTATCACGAAAATTGCACTCAGCAGATAGTGGCCTTAGTTTTGTAAAAGCGCTTCTGAACTAAAGTATTGCATTTGGGCTTTGGCACCTGAAGCGCCTGCTCCCGACTTCGACCTTCATATAATTCCACTATGGCAATTCTCGTCTTTTTTGTTGCCCATTACTACTTGTCGCTGTTTACGCAGACATTCTATCTGCACCGCTACGCAGCACACAAGATGTTCACTATGAACAAGTTTTGGGAGCGGTTCTTCTTCCTCTTCACTTACATCTGCCAAGGCTCTTCGTTCCTGTCGCCGCGGGCATATGCGTTGTTGCACCGCATGCACCACGCCTACTCCGATACCGAGATGGACCCGCATTCGCCATTGTTCTCTTCGAATGCATTCTCGATGATGTGGAAGACTAAGAACATCTACAACGATGTGCTGAACCGCAACTACGCTGCTGCCGAGCGTTTCGAGGGCGATTATCCAGAATGGAAGTTGATCGAAAATTTGGGCGACAAATGGTATTCGCGCTTGGGCTGGGGCACGGCTTACGTGTTATTCTACATCAACTTCGCCACGGCATGGTGGCAGTATTTGCTACTGCCAATTCACTTCCTAATGGGCCCAATTCATGGTGCTATTGTGAACTGGGGCGGCCACAAGTACGGCTATCAGAACTTCGACAACCACGACCACTCGAAAAACACGCTGGCACTGGACTTCTTGGCCTTCGGTGAGTTGTTTCAAAACAACCACCACAAGCTCCCGATGCGTGTGAACTTCGGCGTGAAGTGGTGGGAGTTCGACCCCACGTATATGTTCATCTGGACTATGGACAAGGCTGGCATCATCAAAATCAAGCGCAAGCAAAAAGCCCAAAAGATGCGGGTGGCTGCTTAAGCCCATCTTGAATAAGAAGCTAGGTTTCTTTAGAGCCCTTGACAACACTTTGCTGTCAAGGGCTCTTTGTTTGAAATAGCAATATGTCTAGCCAACAAAATCAGGCCACTCCGTCTGCTATTGCAAGCAGACTTCGGCATAGTCATGTAGTTAATTCAGGGCCGGGCTTTTACGCTGCGAAAACTGTGCTTACCTTTGCACCTCATTTTTCAATCAGACGCACGAGTTGCGTCGCTTAACCAACCTGGTTTATGGCAGTTAAAATCCGCCTCGCCCGTCGTGGCCGCAAAAAGGCCGCTCAATTCGACATCGTTGTTGCCGATTCTCGTTCCCCACGTGACGGCCGCTTTATCGAGAAACTTGGTACCTACGACCCCAACACGAACCCC contains:
- the panB gene encoding 3-methyl-2-oxobutanoate hydroxymethyltransferase translates to MSQHKEVKLVTTHQLLAMKRRGEKISMLTAYDFSMATILDGAGIDVLLVGDSASNVMAGHETTLPITLDQMIYHASSVVRAVKRAFVVVDMPFGSYQGNSSEALRSAIRIMKESGGHGIKVEGGAEIKDSITRILTAGIPVMGHLGLTPQSIYKFGTYTVRAKEEAEAQKLIEDAILLEELGCFAVVLEKIPSALAKQVAEKLTIPVIGIGAGPDVDGQVLVVHDMLGITKEFKPRFLRRYADLGDIMHSAVQRYIEDVKSRDFPNTDEAY
- a CDS encoding RluA family pseudouridine synthase, whose product is MNRPNLWSERKEILFEDNHLLVINKPAGLLVQGDATGDEPLSAKAEEYLRFKYKKPGAAFIGVAHRIDRPVSGIVILAKTSKALSRLNEMFRDNKIHKTYWALTGKCPEPTNGHLTHWLVKDPIRNTTKAYTERHGQGQKSDLDYTVLGQAGTRYLVQVNPITGRPHQIRVQLATGLGTPIVGDVKYGFLAPLPDVSIALHARRLELQHPVTKEEMTFVAPLPDMPHWEAATAYY
- a CDS encoding acyl-CoA desaturase, whose product is MAILVFFVAHYYLSLFTQTFYLHRYAAHKMFTMNKFWERFFFLFTYICQGSSFLSPRAYALLHRMHHAYSDTEMDPHSPLFSSNAFSMMWKTKNIYNDVLNRNYAAAERFEGDYPEWKLIENLGDKWYSRLGWGTAYVLFYINFATAWWQYLLLPIHFLMGPIHGAIVNWGGHKYGYQNFDNHDHSKNTLALDFLAFGELFQNNHHKLPMRVNFGVKWWEFDPTYMFIWTMDKAGIIKIKRKQKAQKMRVAA